The window TATAGATGGTTGCGCAACCTAACTAATATGTATCCTAATTTTATCGTACTCTAAAATTTAGAAGAGAATCAACCGTGCGAAGTCTCGTGTCCTTTACCTTCAAGAATCCAAGTACAAGAAACAGTTTTTAATTAccgaaagaaattttttttaaagtttggtttgaatattatattgttgatGATCTAGAATGACGACCAAGCATTCGTGTTTGTCTGATTGCCGAGTGAATGAGTTCTTTTCCCGAGGCTGAAATTCACCCCATGAGATCAAGATTAGTGATGCAAAATTGTCGAGCTCCAAAAAGCTCAAGAATGGGAGTGCCGATAAGTATGAAGTGTTGGATGAGATAAGTCAGGGTTCTTGCGGCATAGTTTACCGAGCTAATTGGGAGAAGAAAACAGGCCGAGTTGAGTAGTCGTGGTAATGAAAAAAGAATTTGATGGATTATCTAAATGATCATTGAGAGAAATTAACATTCTACAATCCCTCGTTGCTCGCCCGTGGCTTGTGGAGTTTAAACAAGTTGTTGTGGATGAATATAACCGTGTTCATGACTTAGTTATGGATGGAATGAGAGGGGCTCTCACCGTACGTAAGGGAAGTTAAGTACCTGATGAGATAGTTGCTAGAGGGTGTGgcctatcttcacgaaaacgagATCATGCGTAGAGATTTGAAGCCCTCAAACATCCATTTGAGGAACAATGGCAAGCTGAAAATACGCGATTTTGGATTGTCGATACAGTTTGAAAGAAGATATGTTTGGCATTATCATCATGTGGGGACTTTGTGGTATAAAGCCCCAGAGCTGCGGAGCTAAGAAATATCCATGCTCCATATATAGATATGTGGTCAGTGGGCTGTATtgtggtagaaatattgcttattcAAGTGCTTTCGATGAGGATTCAGAGATTAACCAGCTGCAGAAAATAACCGAGATTCTTGGCAAGCGAAACCACATTGTTTGGCCTGGATTAAACAAGAAATTTACCATGCTTTCTCCAAAGGGACTTGGACTTGATTTTTTAAGCAAGCTTCTAACTTACAATCCCCATAACAGAATAACAACAGACGAAGCTCTCAATCATGACTGGTTCagagaaatattttttctccCTCAACTTCGATTCAACGAGCTGGTGACGccaatttttgtaatttaatttgTGTTTGAGTTAGTGTAGAGATAGAAATTGCAAATCCATGTAATATAGTTTAGCTATGAAAAACATTGTTCGACTTGAGCTATATGCCCAATAATCTTGAGTATTTCATTGATGAACAATAGCAAATGCACAATTTTTGTAATACTTCTCATTCCAGTTTACAAGTCTCAATCTTATACCATGTGGATGATGTAAAGCTTtctgaaattaatttttgtaataCTTCTACGTATAACGTGCTACACTCGATTTCACGAGATGTTTTGGGTTCCATGGTGTGAACTTCGAGCTTTCAAGCTGCTATCGTGTTCAAAGTGAACATTTATTGTTAGATTATTGGTCGACCACTTTAGTGGGACAAATATCTTAGTCGATCGAGAAGCAGAATGGATATGCATACGTGATTTACTTCCATAATATATATTCATCAATCAACTTTTACTATGAACGAgtacataatttcataaaaaatttgaaactgCCGTAGGAGTATTTTGAAGTACACAGGAACATACAACTTTCAAAAGACAACAAAACAGAAAAGCAAAAACAACACATATCAGCCTTTTCTCATGGTTTCACCATCGCTCCgcttaaatacaaaaaataagaGTAATCCCAGGAATACtacgaaaaagaaaaatatggtCACTATATCCTTCCAATCATGTTTATTTATCTGCAAACTGTATGGTTGTGGCAAGAAACGAATTTGCAGAATTGTCATTAAGCTGCAGCCGGTGATCTCAAGCCTTAGGCTTCAGAATCTTGACAGTTTCCCAGGTGAAGTCCGGATCCTCACGACCAAAGTGACCATAAGCAGCACTTTTCTGGTATCTGAAGTTGCCACCTCTCTTCAAGTCAAGGTTAATGGCAATCATTCCGGGCCTGAAGTCGAAGTTCTCCTTAATAAGTACGAGTATGTCCTTGTCTGGAATCTTCCCCGTCTTGTAGGTGTCAACGAACACTGAAAGTGGTTCTGCTACACCGATTGCATAGGAAACTTGCACAATGCAACGGCGAGCAAGTCCTGAAGCCACCACACTCTTTGCTGCCTGCCTAACGACATAGGCACCACTCCTGTCCACCTTGGTAGGATCCTTTCCGGAGAAAGCACCACCACCATGAGCACCCCAGCCACCGTAGGTGTCGATGATGATTTTCCTACCAGTGAGTCCTGCATCTCCATGGGGGCCACCGATAACAAATCGGCCAGATGGGTTGAGGTGGAAGATTGTGTTTTCGTCAAGATACTGGGCAGGAACCACAGGCTTGATAACGTGCTCTTTCAAATCGCTTGCAATCTTGTCGTTCGTGACAGTCTCGTCATGTTGGGTTGAGATGAGAACAGTGTGGACTCTGAGGGGAACCATGGCACCACCATCATTCCTGTACTCAACAGTAACTTGTGTCTTACCATCGGGTCTCAACCATGGACAAGTCTTGTTCTTTCTCACTTCGGTAAGCTTGGCTCCAAGCTTGGTGGCAAGGACATGTGTGAGTGGCATGAGCTCTGATGTTTCGTCAGTGGCATAGCCAAACATGTGGCCCTGGTCACCAGCTCCTATTTCTTCAGGTTTCTTGGTGAGATGACCGTGAACTCCCTGGGCAATGTCAGGACTTTGCTGTTCGATATTGACAAGGACCTTGCAGTGGTCAGCATCGAGACCAACAtctggagatgtgaacccaatGCCTCTGCAGGTATCCCGAACTATCTTTTCGTAGTTCACATTAGCCTTGGTTGTGATCTCACCAAAGACCATCACCATATTAGTCTTTGTGCATGTTTCGCATGCAACTTTGCTTTCTGGATCCTGCTCTAGGCAAGCATCAAGAATCGCATCTGAGACTTGGTCGCAAAGCTTGTCAGGGTGACCTTCGTTGACAGACTCAGAGGTGAACAAGAAGGTATCCATGTAGCGCCTGAAAAACATTTGGAATCACATATTAGCTTCTGCTATTATATTCTTCCGAAGTGACTCTAATATGTGTCTAAAAGGAGCAACGAAACATGCAGTTGAAGTAATGTTCTCGCATTTGTAGCTACCGATAGCCATAATCATTATTACACACACAAGCTAGCTATAAGAAGAATCTTTTTGCAGACAATCTGCAGTAAACTAGGTGACAATCATTGGATCTTCACAAATCTATATAAAAAACTACAAATGCTCAAGTCGGAGAGGTCACCTCTGGATTCAAATAtactcaaaaacaaaaaaggaaATTGAATCCGATCGAAATTCATAGATCATCCTTTGATGAATGGATGGACGGAGCATGTTAAATAGTTAATAGACGTTAATATCTAATGGAGATGATAGCTTTTGACAGCAGATATTTCGAAAAAGAACTTTCCCAATGATCATACAACATTCTGTCATATTAATCAGCAATACGCTTCATTAGAATACGAAATGCAGGAATTCTACAACACCAAAATCATGATAATACACATCCATTAAATGTCCCATCATTTATCACATCGAATAAAAACATTTTGTGATAAATGCTCAACAAGATCCGCATCTCAGAAGCAAGAACATAACAATCACAATTCTTACGCCATTCTCCGATTAAAAGAAATCTAACTGAAAAGAAGCATCAATGAGAAACGTGCTCAGATCTAATCAATAACAGAAGCATCATCAATACCAGATCTAACTGAAAAGAATTCGCACctttttttaaagataattCAAGCCTCGGATCTGCAGAATGTACAATGGAGGAGGAGACAGATCGAAGCGCAAATGAGAATGGTTTTCGTGGGTGCAGACGAGGCTATATATATGCGTCCGAAGACAAAGGGATGCGGCTGATTCGCTCACTTTCTCTCTCTAGTTTCCATTGCGGCCCCCACTTTCAGCGGTTGATATAAATGGGCATATTTTACTTATCATtagataatataattttattctaTTTCTAATTTTGATATGAccaaaattaattcaataaaatcaattttaaaacaatatttcgttttgttttctcataattaattatttttaaaaatatcgatCTCATTATTTTTCGGAATCTGTGAAATAAGACAGTACaacactagtttttttttttttttttttttttttgtctagtcggaattcaatattaaaatggATTTTATACATTATTTTCTTGTTCAAGTATAATAAACAAATTTGAGTTATTTCATAACTTTTTTTTCTCTACttttatcatatataaaattagaatACTAACATAAATAGTGATGATTTCAAGTAAATAATCAATAGTTGTTCACTaattatactatattattaaatattagatCCGAAACAAgctatttttgttttgaatctACAACAATTTTCTACTCATCGACCATACCAACCTGTATGCACAATAATGAGATGATACTCACTTATTGGATATAGaatcatatcaaatttgtatatataataGATGAGTCACGTCATTGATAGACACAGAGATAGATACGATTTGTGAAcacatattaaatatatataaatttaatttccaTGCAAGATTCACCAACCTTGGACAAAAACAGAGACAAGGGCATATTGCGAAATGACAGATGAATGGTAGATCAACCGGTGGGGATTTTGTTTGTTGCGATGTGCGGGGGTTGGTAATGGTGACTGTCAAATTATGCAATGTGGCTTCAGCACTTGTACTATGCTAAGCACAAGTAGTACGTGGGTTGGTGAAagtgttaaaattattttaatgaagtCAAAAAGAACGTGCTAATTTAATTAGAACAATATATGAAATTTATGTCATATCGAAATTTGACATGTCGGTATATTGAAATTTCGATACGATATCAATATTCATTTTTTGATATGGTACGGTATTCTTTGGAAAATCGGGTATATTGTACTGAACCAGCCCTAATTGATATGCAGTAATAAGAAATACACAACCTTTTTTCCTCTAGatgcttgttttgtttttgaaaaaaaaaaaatttaatttctaggATCTATGCTCTTAATATATAATAGTTGATTACAAAACTATTTGATTGAGATCTAAGTTTGATTGGGTACGTAGCTACGTGATTTGCAAGTTGTGGAAAAACTAGttcataaataaaattgtaTTCTAAAATCATGTTAGTAGTCGTGCATGTGGATCTCACTCACGATTCAAgcactaaataaaataaaattgtattcTAAAATCATGTAATTACTTTTATAAATAGAGATGATCTATTGTTGAACCTAATATCACATTAATTAATCCTTAAAATTCACCTATAAATGAACATGTATAATGTTAGTTTATTACAGAGACGATGatgaaacttttttttataaattatttatgctttttatATTACTTGTGAGTTTTTTCCCCATGCTcatataatttatgaattttaacttttttatgCTGTGAGATCATGTCTTCCTGATCACCAAAATCTCAAAACCAAATAGATAAGTATTCAAATTAATGGATTTTGGATGATGTCGAATTTTAACAAAAAGACGGGCCAACGAATGAAACTcatgttacatttttttttccttttttggtAATATATAAAATGGAAATCCAATCATGGGTGACTCGAATAGAATATCTGGATCACAAAActgatttgtgagaccgtctcacatgagtttttatgatttttaatataaCTCTAATTACTAaacatttattaataaaaagttTTATCATTCTCAACAACTAACAACTGTTTTCGATCATTCTTcccaaataaacaaatttttgttttttcggCAGTAGAAGAAGGACTATTTCTTATGCGGGGCAAAGTTAGCTGTTCTTGGACAATGTTGGATTGTGACTGTTTCttaatttcaaacataaaattatttatttctttcttaaaaaaattgtttcttgttgaaaaattatttaaaaatgtgttaaatatttgtgttgaaaatgtgaatgttgaatgttgaaaattaggtaaaattaggtgttgaatattgaaaattagtgtgtgatgatgtaggtaatgatgtattttatttttggattatttgtaaaaattttctataaatagatctctcatttgtgaagaaaatcacaattgagttgagagaaaaatattataaagtgtgtagtgtgataattttgagagtttgagatttttacttttttaccgtaaatttttactttttcacaacacgttatcagcacgaagctctaaaagtcctccatatttttccaagctccgaacagaagaaaaaggtaacaaaagtaataatatttattttactgttatttatttattgtttatatatgtaatatataatataatgttattgttagaaataataaaaataattttttcaaaaacttgttataaatcctgggaggatgttaagacgacatcccacactcccggtaagggatacgacaagtataaaagcctataaggttttttaaacaaaataacttatgacacctaattataataatgtgatatgatatacataattatttaaatatgactaatattatatacaccatattattaccataaaattatacaaatacatacatttattttcttatacaccaacggtaataaacggtaacaaaacggctagtttttgctctataaatacaatctcacaaatacattcaatcactccaactttctcttcttctctaaaaattattcttcatcaaattttcgaagaaaaaaagaagatggctttcacgaggttatttttaattattttggttatcatactcaccagtcttgtatttatcggagaatatcctcctcgtgtgttttctttatttttacgaatacttgtacttgttgtttatccattactttgtattgcaatattcattaactaataaaatgcatcgtaatttttagtaccaccatggcaaacttggcaaagctcgaattcatcgctcttgatattactgggaaaaactatatgccatggactcttgatgtagaaatgcatcttgagtcattgggtctaagcgagaccattaaagaaaatggtatatcttcatcacaag of the Primulina huaijiensis isolate GDHJ02 chromosome 1, ASM1229523v2, whole genome shotgun sequence genome contains:
- the LOC140985980 gene encoding S-adenosylmethionine synthase 1-like, which translates into the protein MDTFLFTSESVNEGHPDKLCDQVSDAILDACLEQDPESKVACETCTKTNMVMVFGEITTKANVNYEKIVRDTCRGIGFTSPDVGLDADHCKVLVNIEQQSPDIAQGVHGHLTKKPEEIGAGDQGHMFGYATDETSELMPLTHVLATKLGAKLTEVRKNKTCPWLRPDGKTQVTVEYRNDGGAMVPLRVHTVLISTQHDETVTNDKIASDLKEHVIKPVVPAQYLDENTIFHLNPSGRFVIGGPHGDAGLTGRKIIIDTYGGWGAHGGGAFSGKDPTKVDRSGAYVVRQAAKSVVASGLARRCIVQVSYAIGVAEPLSVFVDTYKTGKIPDKDILVLIKENFDFRPGMIAINLDLKRGGNFRYQKSAAYGHFGREDPDFTWETVKILKPKA